TCGATGCAGCCTGAGCTGCCGTGGAAGAATCAAAGCCCGGCCCGCGCAGAATTCGGCCCGGACGAGCGTCGGTGATCTGGCCGTCGCGCAGCACCAGCCGACCGTTGACGATGACATGTTTCATGCCGTGCGACACCGCGTGCGGATTCGCGAAGTCCGCTCGATCGGCGAGTTCTTCATAATCGAACACGATGACGTCGGCGGCCAGTCCTTCCGTGATTCGGCCCCGGTCGTATGCCATCACATCATTCGCGGCGGCAGCGCTGGCCTGCGCGACCGCACGCTCCAGACTGATGGCTCCCAGGTCGCGGACATAGTGAGAAAGCAGGCGCGGGAAGGAACCGAAGGCTCGCGGGTGCGACGCGGAACGGTCTCCGCCGGCCGGTCCGACGTCCGTGCAGAACGACACAAACGGTTCCTGCATGGCCAGGATCTTGTTGGCATCCGTCATCGATTCCGGCAGCGCAAAGGCGCCGGCTTTGACGAGATTGAAAAACGTGTCCCACGGATCTTCGCTGCTGGCCGCCGCGATTGCCGCGACCGACTGGCCGTCGAGTTTCGCGTACCGCGGATCGTTGCTTCTGCCGATCACGACACGGTCCCAGTCATTTCCGACATGCCGGTACCAGTTTTCCCAGCCGCCGAGCGTTTCCATTTCCCGGCGTATCTCGTCGCGCAATTCGGGATCATCCAGCCGGTTTCGCAGAACATCGTAGCCTTCGGCAAAGTGGCGAGGATGAATCATCGCTGCGATTCCCAGGCCGTTGTTGATGTACGGATAGATGTCGGCCGTGACCTGCTGGCCGGTGAATCGAGCCGCCTTGATTCGCGCGATTGCCAGCGGCATCTTGCCCCAGTTCTGACGACCGGCTGCCTTCAGATGAAAAATGTGGACGGCAGTTTGTCCCTGACGACCGATCTCCAGAGCCTCGTCAATCGCTTCCAGCAGGCGGTCCCCTTCGTTTCTCATGTGAGTGTAGTACCGACCGCCGAACTGCCCGGCGATCTTTGCCAGCGCTGCGATTTCTTCCGTTTCAGCGAAGACGGCAGGCGGATAAATCAGCGCCGTGGAAACTCCGATCGCTCCGGCTTCCATCGCTTCGCGGACCAGATCCTGCATGCGTTTCAGTTCGTCAGCGTCAGGCCGCCGCTCCACGTCGCCCAGCACAATTCGGCGCA
The genomic region above belongs to Planctomycetaceae bacterium and contains:
- a CDS encoding serine hydrolase; this encodes MKVPTAFSFRRRRSFDRLRIIAILSCLLLNRSAAADDRPFDIVIVGGRIVDGTGAPWYEADVGIADGRIAKIGRIDTALGETVIDAAGHVVAPGFIDMMGQTATPMVDDPKSAINLLTQGITTINAGEGASEAPLSPDVGRRRGWTTMAEYFALVEMQGLPVNVVQSVGHTQVRRIVLGDVERRPDADELKRMQDLVREAMEAGAIGVSTALIYPPAVFAETEEIAALAKIAGQFGGRYYTHMRNEGDRLLEAIDEALEIGRQGQTAVHIFHLKAAGRQNWGKMPLAIARIKAARFTGQQVTADIYPYINNGLGIAAMIHPRHFAEGYDVLRNRLDDPELRDEIRREMETLGGWENWYRHVGNDWDRVVIGRSNDPRYAKLDGQSVAAIAAASSEDPWDTFFNLVKAGAFALPESMTDANKILAMQEPFVSFCTDVGPAGGDRSASHPRAFGSFPRLLSHYVRDLGAISLERAVAQASAAAANDVMAYDRGRITEGLAADVIVFDYEELADRADFANPHAVSHGMKHVIVNGRLVLRDGQITDARPGRILRGPGFDSSTAAQAASTGIRDERFAEYDRLIADFMTEHRVPGLSVAVTNKGRLMMARGFGYADIAAKQKVEPTSLFRIASISKPITAVAILQLVEQEN